In Caloramator sp. E03, the sequence AGTGGTTTGGACATAGCAGTTATGGCTGTGAGTTTCAAAGAATACCCTATGAAGTATTTTTACCAATACTGCGAGATGAAAACTTTAAATTTTTAAGTGAAGAAGAACTACCGCAGGGCTATAGAATAGGGGAGATTATTTTTTAGAGAGCTTTGTTAATATTATTTTAAAAAGTAAAAATGTACAGTTGATTTCTGCTCATATTGCAGATTATGGCAGAATATTACATGAATCAGGACTTTTAAAGCTATGATAAAAAGGTATTAAGAATAATATTAAAAATATATTATAAATATAGTTTTTATTTATGGGGAGGGTAGGAGTATGGCCAAAGTAGTGGTTAATGAATGTGAAAGTTATGATTTAGAGAAGGTGATTGAAAAAATTAATAGTGGAATTGAATTGCTTGGTGGTTGGGATAACTTTGTTAAGCCTAAAATGAAGGTACTGCTTAAAGTAAATTTAATAGGACCTAAGAGTCCTGAATCTGCCGCAGTTACTCATTGCGAATTTGTTAGAGCTCTTACTAGAATATTAAAACAAAGAGGTTGTACGGTATGGATAGGTGATAGTGCCGGCGGAGCAATTGCAGGAATAGCTCCAACAGCACAAAGTATGGAAATATCTGGTTTGAGAAAAGTCGCAGAGGAAGAGAATGTAGAATTAAAAAACTTTGATAAGGAAGGTACAGTAGATACAGGAGGAGGGCATTATGCTATTGATAGACTTTACTTAGCAAAACCTCTTTTTGATGCAGATTTTATAATTAATGTTCCAAAGCTTAAAACTCATTCTGGTTGTATTTATACTGGTGCAGTAAAAAATGTTTTTGGGTGTATTCAAGGATTAAGAAAAGCTGAATATCATAAGGCTGCTCCAAATCCAAAGGATTTTGGAAACATATTAGTTGATATATATGAAGCAGTAAAAATAGGACTTCACATTATGGATGGAATTACTGCAATGGAAGGTGAAGGTCCTACTGCAGGAAGTGTTTATAATGCAAATAAAATACTAATTAGTACGGATCCATTAGCGCTTGATACTACGGCAATAAATATGATTGGATTAGACATTAAGGATATCCCCATACTTAATGCTGCCATAGAAAGAAAACTTGGAGAATCAAATAAAGATAATATTGAGATTTGCGGAGACTACTCTAAGCTGCCGGTGCTTCAAAATTATAAAATTCCAAAAAGATTTACTTCAAAAAAGAAAAGCAATTATAATGCAGTGATTAAGGTTATTAATTTTTTAAAGACAAAGCCAAAGATTAATTTAAAAAAATGCATAAAATGTAATACTTGTGTAGATAGTTGTCCTGTGCATGCTATTGATAAGACAACTAAAAAAATAAATTATTCCAAATGTATTGAATGTATGTGCTGTCATGAACTTTGCCGTTACAAGGCAGTTGAACTTAAAAGAGTAAATCCTATTGCAGGAATAATGACAAAATTTTATAGAGGGAATTATAAATAAGGCTTATGCTTACAACCTCTGCTATAGCTGACACTTCTTTTCTCAAAATAATTTATTAAGAGTTTTTATTTAAATAGCTTGAACTATTAGCATATAAATTACTGTTCCACCTGTTAATAGTTTAATAGCCACAAATTGCATAGAACCTGCATATACTGTAGAACTCATCAATATAGCCCAGATAAAATTATAACCTGATTTTTGAAATAGTAATCCAAATGCAATTCCAACTGATAGATAACCTAACATTATGGGAATTGTAGCTAAAAAAGCTGTTTTT encodes:
- a CDS encoding DUF362 domain-containing protein, with product MAKVVVNECESYDLEKVIEKINSGIELLGGWDNFVKPKMKVLLKVNLIGPKSPESAAVTHCEFVRALTRILKQRGCTVWIGDSAGGAIAGIAPTAQSMEISGLRKVAEEENVELKNFDKEGTVDTGGGHYAIDRLYLAKPLFDADFIINVPKLKTHSGCIYTGAVKNVFGCIQGLRKAEYHKAAPNPKDFGNILVDIYEAVKIGLHIMDGITAMEGEGPTAGSVYNANKILISTDPLALDTTAINMIGLDIKDIPILNAAIERKLGESNKDNIEICGDYSKLPVLQNYKIPKRFTSKKKSNYNAVIKVINFLKTKPKINLKKCIKCNTCVDSCPVHAIDKTTKKINYSKCIECMCCHELCRYKAVELKRVNPIAGIMTKFYRGNYK
- a CDS encoding AzlC family ABC transporter permease; its protein translation is MKKTLKTAFLATIPIMLGYLSVGIAFGLLFQKSGYNFIWAILMSSTVYAGSMQFVAIKLLTGGTVIYMLIVQAI